From a region of the Panicum virgatum strain AP13 chromosome 2K, P.virgatum_v5, whole genome shotgun sequence genome:
- the LOC120684789 gene encoding F-box protein PP2-A13-like — MGAVASSARGGRGVEGTVLGDLPESCVAEVLLRLDPPEICRMARLSRTFRGAASGDGVWESKLPRNYARLLAVAAAGDGGDRQAAAAAAALEAESLPKKEVYARLCRRNRFDGGKKEFWLDKGGRGVCMSISSMALSITGIDDRRYWNFIPNDESRFHTVAYLSQIWWFEVRGEVEFCFPEGTYSLFYRVHLGRPFKRLRRRVCSSEHIHGWDIKPVRFQMSTSDGQQAQSKCYLTDPGVWINHHVGDFVVKDSSKPTNIRFAMIQIDCTHTKGGLCVDSVVVKPQYLTQKKSPQCYV, encoded by the exons ATGGGCGCCGTAGCCTCGTCGGCGAGAGGGGGGCGGGGAGTTGAGGGGACGGTGCTGGGGGACTTGCCGGAGAGCTGCGTCGCGGAGGTGCTGCTCAGGCTGGACCCCCCGGAGATCTGCCGGATGGCGCGGCTCAGCCGCACGTTCCGAGGGGCCGCGTCCGGGGATGGCGTCTGGGAGTCCAAGCTGCCGAGGAACTACGCTCGCCTCCTCGCCGTAGCAGCGGCCGGCGATGGAGGAGATCGgcaggctgccgccgccgccgcggcgcttgAGGCGGAGTCGCTGCCCAAGAAGGAGGTGTACGCGCGGCTCTGCCGCCGGAATCGCTTCGATGGCGGCAAAAAG GAGTTCTGGCTGGACAAGGGTGGTCGAGGTGTCTGCATGTCAATCTCGTCAATGGCACTTTCAATAACGGGCATTGATGATAGACGATATTGGAACTTCATTCCCAATGATGAATCAAG ATTTCACACTGTTGCTTATCTCTCACAAATTTGGTGGTTCGAAGTCAGAGGGGAGGTTGAATTCTGCTTCCCAGAAGGTACATATAGCCTATTTTACCGCGTTCACCTAGGCCGACCATTCAAGCGGCTTAGACGACGGGTTTGTAGCTCAGAGCACATCCATGGCTGGGACATAAAGCCAGTCCGCTTCCAAATGTCAACTTCTGATGGACAGCAAGCTCAGTCCAAGTGCTATTTAACCGATCCCGGTGTCTGGATCAATCACCATGTCGGGGACTTCGTCGTGAAGGACTCAAGCAAACCGACAAACATCCGGTTTGCGATGATTCAGATAGACTGCACACACACGAAAGGAGGCCTCTGTGTGGATTCAGTGGTGGTGAAACCGCAGTACCTCACGCAGAAAAAGTCGCCTCAATGTTATGTGTAG
- the LOC120696131 gene encoding anther-specific protein MZm3-3-like has translation MATTTTTAAELKPLAALSLLLVLVLVLVLVGGGADAQEATCAGQLSGLAPCAHYSVPPPPGQAPPAPGPECCSALGAVSRDCACGTFAIINSLPAKCGLPRVTCQ, from the exons atggcgacgacgacgacgacggccgccgAGCTGAAGCCGCTCGCGGCGCTGTCGCTGCTGCTGGTCCTGGTCCTGGTCCTGGTgctggtgggcggcggcgccgacgcgcAGGAGGCGACGTGCGCGGGGCAGCTGAGCGGGCTGGCCCCCTGCGCGCACTacagcgtgccgccgccgccgggtcaggcgccgcccgcgccggggcCGGAGTGCTGCTCCGCGCTGGGGGCCGTGTCCAGGGACTGCGCCTGCGGGACGTTCGCCATCATCAACAGCCTGCCGGCCAAGTGCGGCCTCCCGCGAGTCACCTGCC AGTGA
- the LOC120684799 gene encoding E3 ubiquitin-protein ligase BIG BROTHER-like yields the protein MATPTTYSVRVSSETHKVEEWLTSDEALAWQLQEEENTRNAAADTRESAGNVSLEASSPAVEYRPAQNAAQVAREDNVDPDNMSYEQLQALGEAVGTQSRGLSDDLIAYLEPFRHKCTFFSRKKNNEECVICKTTYKSRQKMIRLPCSHCYHANCITRWLKINKACPVCNEEVFG from the exons ATGGCGACTCCCACCACCTACTCGGTCCGCGTCTCCTCGGAGACCCATAAGGTCGAGGAATGGCTGACGTCTGACGAAGCTCTGGCCTGGCAGCTGCAGGAGGAGGAGAACACGCGCAACGCCGCTGCCGACACCAGAGAATCCGCCG GTAACGTGTCCTTGGAGGCATCGTCACCGGCTGTTGAGTACAGGCCTGCGCAGAATGCAGCTCAG GTGGCACGGGAAGACAATGTTGACCCTGATAATATGTCTTACGAG CAACTACAAGCATTAGGGGAAGCAGTAGGAACTCAGTCCAGAGGGTTATCTGATGACCTGATAGCTTACTTGGAGCCATTTAGGCACAAGTGCACCTTTTtctcgaggaagaagaacaatgaAGA ATGTGTGATCTGCAAAACGACCTATAAAAGCCGACAGAAGATGATAAGACTACCCTGCAGCCATTGTTATCATGCAAACTGCATAACTCGGTGGCTTAAGATCAACAAG GCATGCCCAGTCTGCAACGAGGAAGTATTTGGATGA